The nucleotide window GCTCTTTCTAATTTCCTAAACATTTACATCATGGCAGATAGTTAACcctccacacacgcacgcacgcacgcacacacacacacacacacacacacacacacacacacacacacacacacacacacacacacacacacacacacacacacacacacacacacacacacacacacacacacacacacacacacacacacacacacacacacacacacacacacacacacacacacacacacacacctgtggaaTGAATGGAAGCTCCTCTAGGTGTTGAGAACAGGACTAATCTCACTGTTGGATGCCACAGAGTCCAAACGGTTGATGGTAAATGGTTTACAGAGAGCATCAACTGAGGTAACGCAAAAAAGAGGCTACTAAAGGAATGAGAACAGAGCATGTCGTAATAAATACCACCGTACTCTCCTCTATACGATGCACATGCGTGGGCAGGGTTCACATGACTTCATTTACATTTTTCGTTATCGGTCTCCAGCCAAGGATCCCTCCCATTGGAGGACCAAGTGGGGACGGGGGATGCACTGGGCTAGGGGGGGGGCACAGACATTTGCGCACTGGCCGtctcagagaaagagaagagtggTTGTTTGTGGATGCAGTTCTAGTTATTATAGATCTGTAGTGTTGTGAGTGGTTATAGTGTGATGTGCAGTTCTAGTTATTATAGATCTGTAGTGTTGTGAGTGGTAATAGTGTGATGTGCAGTTCTAGTTATTATAGATCTGTAGTGTTGTGAGTGGTAATAGTGTGATGTGCAGTTCTAGTTATTATAGATCTGTAGTGTTGTGAGTGGTAATAGTGTGATGTGCTGCTCTAGTTATTATAGATCTGTAGTGTTGTGAGTGGTAATAGTGTGATGTGCAGTTCTAGTTATTATAGATCTGTAGTGTTGTGAGTGGTAATAGTGTGATGTGTAGTGCTAGTTATTATAGATCTGTAGTGTTGTGAGTGGTAATAATGTGATGTGCAGTTCTAGTTATTATAGATCTGTAGTGTTGTGAGTGGTAATAGTGTGATATGCAGTTCTAGTTATTATAGATCTGTAGTGTTGTGAGTGGTAATAGTGTGATGTGTAGTTCTAGTTATTATAGATCTGTAGTGTTGTGAGTGGTAATAGTGTGATGTGCAGTTCTAGTTATTATAGATCTGTAGTGTTGTGAGTGGTAATAGTGTGATGTGCAGTTTTAGTTATTATAGATCTGTAGTGCTGTGAGTGGTAATAATGTGATGTGCAGTTCTAGTTATTATAGATCTGTAGTGTTGTGAGTGGTTATAGTATGATGTGCAGTTCTAGTTATTATAGATCTGTAGTGTTGTGAGTGGTAATAGTGTGATGTGCAGTTCTAGTTATTATAGATCTGTAGTGTTGTGAGTGGTAATAGTGTGATGTGCAGTTCTAGTTATTATAGATCTGTAGTGTTGTGAGTGGTAATAGTATGATGTGCAGTTCTAGTTATTATAGATCTGTAGTGTTGTGAGTGGTAATAGTGTGATGTGCAGTTCTATTTATTATAGATCTGTAGTataggtgtctgtgtgtgtgcgtttcgCCTGTATATGACTTTGTGTTCACCTGAAAAAAGGTCCAATGCATGTGTAAATGAGTCtgttctgtacagtacagtatatgacTCTCAGTGAGAAGCTTTGTGAAGGTGAGTctgttatgtacagtacagtatatgacTCTGAGTGAGAGCCTTTGTGAAGGTGAGTctgttatgtacagtacagtatatgacTCTGAGTGAGAGCCTTTGAGAAGGTGAGTCtgttctgtacagtacagtatatgacTCTGAGTGTGTTCTGACTTCCAGGCTGCTCCCCCTGGCAGCTCTGTGGAGGTCAGTTCTTTTCCCAGCTCAGCCCATGGCAGTAGGAGAGAGCAGTGTAAGAGGGAAGTTAGAGAGGTGAGGCCTAGGCTCCTCCCATCCACCTTTCTCTTCCCACATTCCTCCCTACTGGCAGTGGTAGGGTAGTACTATTATTGGAAGGTTGGAAAGAGGAGGCATGGACATACTCCCTCTCCACTCGTCCCACAGTCCCCACATCTCCCCCCTGCCCTGGGCTGTGTTGGTTGTCATGGTTACCATGTGGCCTCATGTTCGCTGGGCTTGGCTTTCCAAACAAACCCTTGGGGCGTCAGGCCGTCATGGCAACCGTCAGCCAGTGCGCTTGGTCCAACTCACACAGCCAACCTCGTCGCAAACGGTCACTTCTGAAAGTGAAGTGGGCCCAATTTAAATTTTCAGAATATACTTTATTTTGATGTGTATATGATGTGGTATTCAAAAACAGATCGGCCAAAGTGTCTTCTGATATTTTCTCCCCATAAATGTTATTAGGTCAAATGATTGAAATAGGTTTCATGTGTTTATCTGGAGGGGCCTTGATGATGTCTTATAAATGTGACAATTGAAATCATATCCCAAATGTCTTACAAAAATGGCTTGTTTTTATTCAATATTGTAATCTTATTGCTATACAACATACTCTAAATTGCAGTACTTACATGCTGTCTCTCCATGGGCTATGATGAATGGGACTACAGATACAACCAGAAATAACTTTTTATAGCAGATTAGGAGAGCGTTTTATCTAACCATAACTTAGACTAACTTTATCTAACCATAACTAACCATCATGGCTGTACTCCCCCTAGTCAGAACTATGCCCTGTGTGCAATGACCACTACAAGTGCATAGCTTCCAGGAAGAGAGGCATAACTATGATCATTCCACAGCACAGTAATCACCCAATAAGAGATCACACTAAATTCTTAACTTCTATAATTCTTATCAAGCTAAATGGTAATgttatatttttttctctccaaaataCACCTTTAGTGATCTAATTGACCTCCCCTTATCAAGCTCAGTAGCTAGGTTtacatccaattggcgacagattttcaagCGAATATTCTAAGATCTGCATAAAAATAATACGTGCATTTTCTCACCAGAGAGGTGTTTCCATCAAATGTACTTGTTGAGGATAAAAAGCTGTGCGTGATGAAGTAGCGCACATAAAAACAACGTTTGCAGTTAAATTCCCATGTTTTCCATCGCATTTGTAACTCTAATGATGGTTTTCTCATCCTGAAGAATGAGCGTTATATAGCGTCTATTGGTTCTTGCTGTGTAGCCAACAGCACGCAGataccaccctgtgaagttcatcatcatttataattcatttaatctgtagcctaataaactgcgtTCTTTCCTGACGAGTAGTactgggaggaccacacaccatgtcaTCGCGTGACTCAGACACAAAAGATCCCACCTCTagcgtatttatttatttttgtagaCATTTGGAAGGTTTGAAAGCAACAAATGTTTCCAGGCCTGGCATGACATATTTTAtccgacatgtactttactcgTATAAAtgggttggatggaaacctggttaatgACAATGTTATATTTGTTCGAAATATAAACGGAACGTTGTACCAGGAGCTGAGTAAAACCAGTAGGAGGCCGTGAGGTCAAAGGTCATCATGTTTTTCCACTCAAACTGAATCTGGTCCTGGTGAATACCAACCATGTGTGAATATTGTatgcattttattttgatttCTTTCTTTACTCTGCGATTCAGCGATGTGTGTGTCTTGTTAAACACGTTTCCAGGATGTGCTTATGCCTCCCCCGTTTCCAGGATGTGCTTATGCCCCCGAGTGACCCCTGGCTGCATGGTATCATATCATCTTCATGTTGAATTTCCGGGCACCTCCGGCGCCACCCACCGCCGCCGGTCCCTCGGCCTTCCGGAAAGGGGTCTCGACGGTGAAGTTGTTCTTACGCTGGCCCCGCCCCCGGCTCCATGCAAACAACAACAGGAAACAGAAAAGCACCACGCCCAGGAAGGTGATGCAGCCCATCGCTGTGGAGACCAGTATGGTGGTCAGGTCCAGGGTGAACTTGAGGAAGACGCGAGTGCTATTCAGGTTTGTGTCGTTGAAGAACTCGCCGCCATACATCGAGCGGTTGGCGAAGAAGGCCGACGAGGCATCCAGCGGCGCGCCCCGAACCGTGAGCATCGCAAAGTAAGTGTCATTGCCCCCGGCATTGCTGGCGATGCACATGTAGGTGCCGCTGTCGGTGACCTGAGCATAGCGGATCTCCAACGTCCCTCCTGGGAGGACGGTGATGCGACCATTGCTCTTGGCTGTGATTAGTCTGCGCTGAGGGGAGATCCACATGATGTTGGGGGCGGGCTCTCCCACGGCACTGCAGAGGAAACTCACTGGCTGGCCCTCACGAGCTGTCACCTTGgtggaatgaatgaatgaattaagCATTATGTACAAAACTGAAACAGGCATCGAAGCTGTAATACTACATATCAATGTGTAcctacactgtagttacactatgcTTACACGTACTGCAAAGTGGGATAACAACTCTTACCTGTTGAAGCTTGCGGTTTCGTATCTTGGGCTTCTGGCAGGTGAAGTGATCAAAGAGCGCTGAGTCGGTGAAGGTGCTGAGGCTGTTCCCCTGCACCTCCACCGGCCCAGCGCACACAGGCACCCTGCCGTCAAAGTTGAGGGTCTTGCGTCTCTGCAGGATCCACAACAAACGGCAGTCACACAGCAGTGGGTTCCCATCCACCCGCAGCGTCTCCAGGCTGTTGACAGAGTGGAACGATCCCTCCTCCAGAGTCTGGAGGTCGTTGGAGGAGAAGTTGAGGACCCGGATCTGTCTGAGGCCTCCCAGGGAATGGGGCTCCGCTGTAGCCAGGCCCGTGTTCACCATGATCAGCTCTTTGAGCCTCAGCAGGTCCCTGAAGGCCCAAGGCTCCAGGGTGGTGATGGGGTTGTAGGACAGGTTGAGATGGGTGAGGTGGATCAGGTTTCTGAAGGAGGACGAGGGGACGGAGGTGATGTTGCTGTTGGTGATGGACAGCCAGTACAGGTCCAGACCATGGAAGCTCAGGGGGGAGATGTATTCCAGGTAAGGCCAGTTGTCGATCTCCAGCCCCCGGAGGTTGGCCAGCTTACGGAAGTTATGGTCCTCCAGGGCGGGGATGCTGAGCTGGCGTAGTCGCAAAGTGACCAGGCTGCGTAGGTAGGACAGCGTCTGGCCAGAGATGGAAGTCAGGTTGCAGCGTTCAATGGTCAGATCCTCCACCCCTAGCAGGCCAGAGAAGGCCTTCAAACACAACAAAATCCAATTTGATTAGTTGTGAGCTCCAATCTTGGAAACATAGAAGAATCAATAAAATATTATAGACAGATCAGGAACAACATAGTGCTTGAAAAATGAATGATCAAATGGATAACAGCTCAATACCTCATGAGAGATGTAGACCAGGTCGTTGTCtcccacctccaggtgtctcaGACCCTTTAGGTCCTGGAAGGTGTAGTCCAACAGAATCACCAGCTTGTTCTCACTCAGGTCCAGCGTGGTCAGGTTGACCAGCTTGGCGAAGGCCCCCATGGGTACAAGTTTCAACTGGTTCGCCCTCAGCCGTAACACCCGGAGGCTCTGCAGGTTGGCGAACGCATTTGGCTCCAGTGTGGCAATGAGGTTCTCACTCAGGTCCACTTCTTCAAGGTGTGGATACGGCGCCAGGTCACCCATCTCCACCCAGCGGAGACGGTTCCGGCTGAGGTCCAGGAGGCGAGTTTCCGTGGGGATGCCCTCTGGGATGCCGGTGAGCCGCCGCCGCTGGCACAAGACGGACCGGATTTGGGCCGAGCACTCGCACCGTGGAGGGCATGCCTGGCAACAACCTGGCAGTAGGGTTGTCATGGTAACCAGCAGCAAGACCGGCCCCCAGCGACTCAGCCACCGCCATGGTGACAGGGACTGCCCACTGATGCCCGGGGAGCCAGTCATGGCCCTGGTGGTCCTGATCTGACTCCTAGCCTATCACAGGCTGGGTCAGTGCTGACTCCTAGCCTATCACAGGCCGGGTCAGTTTACCACACacctatagagagagggagacagagggacgaTAGGTTAGTGAGAAGAGTGGGAATAGAGagaaggagtagaggagtagagagtaGAAAGGGAGCAGATGTGGGAAGAGAAGgtaaataaagagatggaggttaaagaaagagggagaaaggagaagggagagcTGAGGTCAAAtgtagaagagaggagtggaaggaATAATAGAATGtacagagatagaagagaggatgaagaggggagagggcagagaggaggacagatggagtTATTTTAAAACACCTATCAACCAACACATGCTCATAAAAATGCTGTTCGGTATGCTGAATAATCCATGTTCCCTACAACTGTCATGAAAGAGCTTTGGGGGCTgaaggtagcctactggttagagagttgggcccgtaaccgaaaggttgctggttcaaatctccgagctgacaaggtaaaaatctgttcttctgcccctgaacaaggcagttaacccactgttccccggtaggctgtcattgttaactgacttgcctagttaaattaaggttaaaaagATGTCATAAAAATGCCATTCAGTACCCAGAATAATCCATGCTCCCTACAACTGTCATGAAAGAGCTTAGACATGTCACCAGGAGCTTAGACTGACACCATGACATTGCAGGCACACTATTCTGCTGACAATATTTAAGATGGTGGAAGACACTTGTTCATTAATCAATGAGTGTAGCAGTAGAACTAGGACATTGGGAGTCACGTGAGTGAGAAGCATCCCGTCTGAATTCATGCAtgtttcctccccttctctcctccttggCATGTGCTCTGTTCTCACCTcgacacactgaacacacaacgTATGACGCCATGCAGAGAGACAACAGGGTTTTGCCTGAAAACCATCCCTCCGATGCCTGTGAAAGATATGTCAAATTCATGTCACTATGAGTCATGGTgtgggaatgtgtgtgtctgtttctgtccgTGCGTCTTTCTGTGTGTAGGATGTGTCATTCCCTTTGACTAAATGAAAAAAAGCATTTTAGTTTTCTTCTCCACTAACATGAGATGAAAAGCTGATGCTTAAACATTCCTTGATGCAACCTGTCAAGTTTCCCACGCAATGTTGTCATCAAGTGATATTTCAGAGGACACCTGCCAAAAGGTCCAGAACGTTCACCATCACTAATACACCCACACAagtgcacacccacacacacgcacacgcacacacgcgcacgcacgcacgcacgcacgcacgcacgcacgcacgcacgcacgcacgcacaaaggAGGTTCAACATTGACTGCACTGATTGTCATTTACATCAAGGGGAAGATTTGAAGTGGAGGGAGCTACAGTATATGATTGGCTTGCTGAAGTAGAGAGCGAG belongs to Oncorhynchus gorbuscha isolate QuinsamMale2020 ecotype Even-year linkage group LG22, OgorEven_v1.0, whole genome shotgun sequence and includes:
- the LOC124010084 gene encoding leucine-rich repeat and immunoglobulin-like domain-containing nogo receptor-interacting protein 3 yields the protein MTGSPGISGQSLSPWRWLSRWGPVLLLVTMTTLLPGCCQACPPRCECSAQIRSVLCQRRRLTGIPEGIPTETRLLDLSRNRLRWVEMGDLAPYPHLEEVDLSENLIATLEPNAFANLQSLRVLRLRANQLKLVPMGAFAKLVNLTTLDLSENKLVILLDYTFQDLKGLRHLEVGDNDLVYISHEAFSGLLGVEDLTIERCNLTSISGQTLSYLRSLVTLRLRQLSIPALEDHNFRKLANLRGLEIDNWPYLEYISPLSFHGLDLYWLSITNSNITSVPSSSFRNLIHLTHLNLSYNPITTLEPWAFRDLLRLKELIMVNTGLATAEPHSLGGLRQIRVLNFSSNDLQTLEEGSFHSVNSLETLRVDGNPLLCDCRLLWILQRRKTLNFDGRVPVCAGPVEVQGNSLSTFTDSALFDHFTCQKPKIRNRKLQQVTAREGQPVSFLCSAVGEPAPNIMWISPQRRLITAKSNGRITVLPGGTLEIRYAQVTDSGTYMCIASNAGGNDTYFAMLTVRGAPLDASSAFFANRSMYGGEFFNDTNLNSTRVFLKFTLDLTTILVSTAMGCITFLGVVLFCFLLLFAWSRGRGQRKNNFTVETPFRKAEGPAAVGGAGGARKFNMKMI